In Cohaesibacter intestini, the genomic stretch GACCCAGCCCACTCTTCAGGCCGAGCCACAGGAAAAGACCAGCCAGACAAGCCCGACACCTGTCGCCGATGGGGCGGGTGCCAATGCACCTGTGCCCGTGACCAACGATGGCGCCGCAATCGATCCGAAGGCCTTGCAGGATATGCTGCGAAGCTACCGCAAGCATGTGGTGGAAAGCTCGGATTATGTCGGTGACAAATTTGCCGAGGAAGCCCGCAAGATGCACTTTAAGGAAAGTGAAGCGCGAGGCATCTATGGCGAGGCGACTATCGATGACGTCAAGTCGCTGGCCGAGGACGGGATCGAATGCCTGCCGCTGCCGGTTCTGCCCGAAGATCAGAACTGATCTGCCCTATCGTTTCGGTCAGGCGGGTTTCTGCCAATAGATCATGTAATTGACATC encodes the following:
- a CDS encoding DUF1178 family protein, which codes for MIKYSLRCDQNHQFEGWFRNSDDCEAQIHDGYLECPFCGSRAVSKSLMAPRVSGTRSQNRSQTQPTLQAEPQEKTSQTSPTPVADGAGANAPVPVTNDGAAIDPKALQDMLRSYRKHVVESSDYVGDKFAEEARKMHFKESEARGIYGEATIDDVKSLAEDGIECLPLPVLPEDQN